In one Halosimplex halophilum genomic region, the following are encoded:
- a CDS encoding DUF2391 family protein has protein sequence MTDRDGAAGDDPDRDPDPDIDDVLDDLEELEELVDRPEERERVREAMRTARRANRPRVVGRIHDAFDLRDAGEAVVGAFLFGIPMVVEGGTQEIGVAIADSPVAVALTAALGFLVVLGILHAARFEAVEADLIAGVVPRRLVGILGISAGMAVGLMTLWRRVDWSQPDVAAAQCLVTAVVMAVGASLGDVLPE, from the coding sequence GTGACCGACCGCGACGGGGCCGCGGGCGACGACCCGGACCGCGACCCGGATCCGGACATCGACGACGTGCTCGACGACCTGGAGGAGCTGGAGGAGCTGGTCGACCGGCCGGAGGAGCGCGAGCGGGTCCGCGAGGCGATGCGCACGGCCCGCCGGGCGAACAGGCCCCGCGTCGTCGGCCGGATCCACGACGCCTTCGACCTGCGTGACGCCGGCGAGGCGGTCGTCGGCGCCTTCCTCTTCGGCATCCCGATGGTCGTCGAGGGCGGCACCCAGGAGATCGGCGTGGCCATCGCGGACTCGCCGGTCGCCGTCGCGCTGACCGCCGCCCTCGGCTTCCTCGTCGTGCTGGGGATCCTCCACGCCGCCCGGTTCGAGGCGGTCGAGGCGGACCTGATAGCCGGCGTCGTCCCGCGGCGGCTGGTCGGGATCCTCGGCATCTCCGCGGGCATGGCCGTCGGGCTGATGACGCTGTGGCGGCGGGTCGACTGGAGCCAGCCGGACGTGGCCGCCGCCCAGTGTCTCGTGACCGCGGTCGTGATGG
- a CDS encoding C2H2-type zinc finger protein, protein MTEQPPTGAAGASDNPDESDASGDTRGPDGPGADDIAYEVPPAETAAECEYCGRPFESEGLLALHHGRAHGSALTDDERAAYEDAYEAESGQLGRFRLKALAILVLLYFGLLMVYAVV, encoded by the coding sequence ATGACCGAGCAACCACCCACCGGCGCCGCCGGCGCGAGCGACAACCCCGACGAGTCGGACGCGAGCGGCGACACCCGAGGACCGGACGGCCCCGGAGCCGACGACATCGCCTACGAGGTGCCGCCGGCGGAGACGGCCGCCGAGTGCGAGTACTGCGGGCGCCCCTTCGAGTCCGAGGGACTGCTCGCGCTGCACCACGGGCGGGCTCACGGGTCGGCACTCACCGACGACGAACGGGCGGCCTACGAGGACGCCTACGAGGCCGAGTCCGGCCAGCTCGGCCGTTTCCGGCTGAAGGCGCTGGCGATCCTGGTGTTGCTGTACTTCGGCCTGCTGATGGTGTACGCGGTGGTCTGA
- a CDS encoding DNA-directed RNA polymerase subunit L: MELRVIEKEPTMISIEIAGEDHTFMNVLKGALLETEGITAATYDVNPEQSGGQTDPVLTIKTDENTDALDALETGAERVIEKSDDFREAFEAAA; encoded by the coding sequence ATGGAACTGCGGGTCATCGAGAAAGAGCCGACGATGATCTCTATCGAGATCGCGGGCGAGGACCACACGTTCATGAACGTGCTGAAGGGCGCGCTGCTGGAGACCGAGGGGATCACGGCGGCGACCTACGACGTCAACCCCGAGCAGTCGGGGGGCCAGACCGACCCCGTGCTGACCATCAAGACCGACGAGAACACCGACGCGCTGGACGCGCTGGAGACCGGCGCCGAGCGCGTCATCGAGAAGTCCGACGACTTCCGCGAGGCCTTCGAGGCCGCCGCCTGA